In Leisingera methylohalidivorans DSM 14336, a single genomic region encodes these proteins:
- a CDS encoding acyl carrier protein — MTRTAVLICPGRGTYNKAELGYLHRHHADKAALLAGFDAQRLAAGQEELTALDGATRFSVSKYSRGDIASPLIYASTLADAQSLAKGIEIVAVTGNSMGWYTALAAAGALSAADGFKVVNTMGTLMQQQLIGGQLVYPFAGPDWQDNPRRKTELLTLAAELNTREDHDLALSIDLGGMLVLAGNEAGLTAFEAAVPVLDDRFPMRLANHAAFHTALQAPVAAEGRSRLSAEMFTQPDVPLIDGRGQIWWPGGTDKQALWDYTLGHQVVETYDFTRAVQNAACEFAPDLFIVTGPGTTLGGAVAQSLAQINWKGVAGKADFKVRQAEAPLLISMGDDAQRSSVTG, encoded by the coding sequence ATGACCCGGACGGCCGTTCTTATCTGCCCGGGGCGGGGTACCTATAACAAGGCGGAACTGGGCTATTTGCACCGTCATCACGCGGACAAGGCAGCTCTGCTCGCCGGATTTGACGCGCAGCGCCTTGCCGCCGGGCAGGAAGAACTCACAGCGCTGGATGGTGCCACGCGGTTCTCGGTGTCGAAGTATTCACGCGGGGATATTGCGTCGCCATTGATTTATGCCTCAACGCTGGCAGATGCGCAGTCGCTCGCCAAGGGCATCGAAATTGTCGCGGTTACCGGCAACTCCATGGGCTGGTACACCGCGCTGGCGGCGGCCGGGGCGCTGAGCGCGGCGGATGGGTTCAAGGTGGTGAACACCATGGGCACGCTGATGCAGCAGCAGCTGATCGGCGGCCAGCTGGTCTATCCCTTTGCCGGACCAGATTGGCAGGATAACCCGCGCCGCAAGACTGAGCTGCTGACCTTGGCGGCAGAGCTTAATACACGCGAAGACCATGATCTAGCGCTGTCGATTGATTTGGGCGGGATGCTGGTGCTGGCCGGAAACGAGGCCGGATTGACAGCGTTCGAGGCCGCGGTGCCGGTGCTGGACGACCGCTTTCCCATGCGGCTGGCCAACCACGCCGCGTTCCATACTGCCCTGCAGGCGCCGGTGGCGGCTGAGGGGCGCAGCCGGCTGAGTGCCGAGATGTTCACCCAGCCGGATGTGCCGCTGATCGACGGCCGCGGGCAGATTTGGTGGCCGGGAGGCACGGATAAACAGGCGCTGTGGGATTACACGCTGGGGCATCAGGTGGTGGAGACCTATGACTTCACCCGTGCGGTGCAGAATGCAGCATGTGAGTTTGCGCCGGACCTGTTCATCGTGACCGGCCCCGGAACCACCCTGGGCGGCGCCGTGGCCCAGTCCCTGGCGCAAATAAATTGGAAAGGGGTGGCCGGAAAGGCGGACTTTAAAGTGCGGCAGGCGGAGGCTCCGCTGCTGATCTCAATGGGGGATGACGCACAACGGTCATCGGTGACCGGCTGA
- a CDS encoding alkane 1-monooxygenase, whose translation MIAPETLARWQSVLPFWMSFLLLPLVWIAALQGGWALILPPLVTWHMFAVLDGAFGLNLENADPETPDSELKWYKALTAAWVPLQFVTLFWLIWYVSSAEHLSAFEKFAAFFGVGVVTGAVGINYSHELMHQSSRVERWLGDVLLAMVMYSHFRSEHLLVHHRYVGTPRDPVTARYNEGFFRFYPRVLRQCWQSAFRAERQKLEKKNRPWTDRSNPFFRYWALQAAMLLLALMLGGLTGALLFLVQAGVAIWQLEVVNYVEHYGLTRKHLGDGKYEPVQPRHSWNAAHKASNWLLINLQRHSDHHYKPNRRFPLLQNYTEADAPQLPYGYPVMTVAAMIPPLWRRVMNPRVRRWRQTYYPEITDWHAYNKAQNPVPR comes from the coding sequence ATGATCGCCCCCGAAACCCTTGCCCGATGGCAGAGTGTCCTGCCGTTCTGGATGTCTTTTTTGCTGCTGCCGCTGGTTTGGATTGCTGCTCTTCAAGGCGGCTGGGCACTGATCCTGCCGCCGTTGGTAACCTGGCATATGTTTGCAGTGCTGGACGGGGCATTCGGGTTGAACCTGGAAAACGCCGACCCGGAAACGCCGGACAGCGAGTTGAAATGGTACAAGGCACTGACCGCTGCTTGGGTACCGCTGCAATTCGTCACGCTGTTCTGGCTGATCTGGTATGTCAGCAGCGCGGAACACCTCAGTGCCTTCGAAAAATTCGCAGCCTTCTTTGGCGTTGGCGTGGTAACAGGGGCCGTTGGCATCAATTACAGCCATGAGCTGATGCACCAGTCCAGCCGGGTTGAGCGCTGGCTGGGCGACGTTCTGCTGGCGATGGTGATGTACTCCCATTTCCGGTCCGAACACCTGCTGGTGCATCATCGCTATGTCGGCACCCCGCGCGATCCGGTGACAGCCCGCTATAATGAGGGGTTCTTCCGGTTTTACCCGCGGGTGTTGCGGCAATGCTGGCAGTCCGCGTTCCGCGCCGAACGGCAGAAGCTGGAGAAGAAGAACCGCCCCTGGACCGACCGTTCGAATCCGTTCTTCCGGTATTGGGCGCTGCAGGCAGCCATGCTGTTGCTGGCGCTGATGCTGGGCGGGCTGACCGGCGCCTTGCTGTTCTTGGTGCAGGCCGGCGTCGCAATCTGGCAGCTGGAGGTGGTCAACTATGTCGAACACTACGGACTGACCCGCAAGCATCTTGGCGATGGAAAATACGAACCCGTGCAGCCGCGCCATTCCTGGAATGCAGCGCATAAGGCATCGAACTGGCTTCTGATCAACCTGCAACGCCATTCGGATCATCATTACAAACCGAACCGCCGCTTTCCACTGCTGCAGAACTATACTGAAGCTGACGCGCCGCAGCTGCCTTATGGCTACCCGGTGATGACTGTCGCTGCGATGATCCCGCCCTTGTGGCGCCGGGTGATGAACCCGCGGGTGCGGCGCTGGCGGCAGACGTATTACCCCGAGATCACTGATTGGCACGCCTACAACAAAGCGCAGAATCCGGTGCCCCGATAA
- a CDS encoding adenylate/guanylate cyclase domain-containing protein, with protein sequence MAVLFTDIVGFTRLSSGMNPRLVIDLLREFHVRMEREVFRHHGTLDKYLGDGLMATFGTPVAGRQDATNALACAHSMRDSLMAWNGERARQGKLEIRAGIGVHCGEALLGDIGSNRLEFAVLGMTVNIAARLENLTRKLQAGIVISEALAAQVRTEQAGLDLLDGNVRHPDQEVRGLDQPMTVLAWT encoded by the coding sequence GTGGCGGTGCTGTTCACCGATATTGTTGGCTTTACCAGGCTGTCTTCAGGGATGAACCCGCGATTGGTGATTGACCTCCTGCGGGAATTTCACGTCCGGATGGAGCGGGAGGTGTTCCGTCATCACGGCACGCTGGACAAATACCTGGGCGACGGGCTGATGGCGACTTTTGGAACGCCGGTTGCTGGCCGGCAAGATGCCACCAATGCACTGGCCTGTGCCCATTCGATGCGCGACTCGCTGATGGCATGGAACGGGGAACGCGCCCGCCAGGGCAAACTGGAGATCCGCGCCGGGATCGGCGTTCACTGTGGCGAAGCGCTGCTGGGCGACATTGGTTCCAACCGGCTGGAGTTTGCGGTGCTGGGTATGACGGTGAACATCGCCGCCCGTCTGGAAAACCTGACCCGCAAGCTGCAGGCCGGGATTGTGATCAGCGAAGCGCTGGCCGCGCAAGTGAGGACGGAGCAGGCAGGCCTGGATCTGCTGGACGGCAACGTCCGGCACCCGGATCAGGAGGTGCGCGGACTAGATCAGCCGATGACGGTTCTGGCCTGGACTTAA
- a CDS encoding ribonuclease HII yields MTKPDYSLEDAALAQGFLRIAGVDEVGRGPLAGPVTAAAVVLDISAIPEGLNDSKKLSLRKREELEGKILTAGQVSVAHASVEEIDTLNILRASHLAMERAVAALDPAPDYLLIDGNLIPKGLSLPAEAVVKGDAKSVSIAAASIIAKQVRDRVMVDLAQQFPGYGWEKNAGYPSKQHREALVDLGVTPHHRRSFKPVHNILYQE; encoded by the coding sequence ATGACAAAACCTGACTACAGCCTGGAAGATGCCGCCCTTGCCCAAGGATTCCTGAGAATAGCCGGAGTGGACGAGGTGGGACGCGGCCCGCTGGCCGGGCCGGTCACCGCCGCAGCGGTGGTGCTGGACATCTCAGCCATTCCAGAGGGGCTCAACGATTCCAAAAAACTCAGTTTGCGAAAACGCGAAGAGCTGGAAGGAAAAATTCTGACCGCTGGTCAGGTGTCCGTCGCGCATGCATCGGTCGAAGAGATTGATACCCTGAACATTTTACGTGCCTCGCATCTGGCGATGGAACGCGCGGTGGCCGCACTTGATCCGGCGCCTGATTATCTGCTGATTGATGGCAACCTGATCCCAAAAGGATTGAGCCTGCCTGCAGAGGCAGTGGTCAAGGGAGATGCCAAATCAGTCTCCATTGCGGCGGCGTCGATCATCGCCAAACAAGTGCGTGACAGGGTCATGGTGGATTTGGCGCAACAGTTTCCGGGATATGGCTGGGAGAAAAATGCAGGCTACCCCTCGAAACAGCACCGCGAGGCGCTAGTTGATCTAGGCGTGACCCCACATCATCGGCGGTCCTTCAAACCCGTACACAACATCTTGTATCAAGAGTGA
- a CDS encoding winged helix-turn-helix domain-containing protein, translating into MPDPIISVSEARAAGSRVIALGIAAIVALLVIAGTVLLLTLPDANAFNARVEQLFVENDLTAQAEIKLLEILAQSGTAFADTLTSYRMVIFVLLLFATAMMVAALTVLGMLVMLNRRMAQIERSGIQVNELLISRDENTVYLNNMGFKLTPAAMETLAVLAEARLDDDVLSGAEIEAVISGRTSEDCEEAAGATRIKRLRDTLGNQMVSELLVKNIAKRGYVLAISRDVIRMV; encoded by the coding sequence ATGCCGGATCCTATTATCTCCGTTTCTGAGGCCCGCGCGGCTGGCAGCAGGGTAATCGCACTCGGCATAGCCGCCATTGTTGCGCTTCTGGTGATTGCCGGCACTGTTCTCTTGCTGACGCTGCCTGATGCCAATGCCTTTAATGCGCGGGTTGAGCAGCTGTTTGTCGAAAATGACCTGACAGCCCAAGCCGAGATCAAACTGCTGGAAATCCTGGCCCAGTCCGGCACCGCCTTTGCCGACACGCTGACCAGTTACCGGATGGTTATCTTTGTCTTGCTGCTGTTCGCCACTGCGATGATGGTGGCTGCACTGACGGTGCTTGGCATGCTGGTGATGCTCAACCGCCGCATGGCGCAGATCGAACGCTCCGGCATACAGGTGAACGAACTTCTGATCAGCCGCGATGAAAACACTGTCTACCTGAACAACATGGGGTTCAAACTGACGCCGGCCGCGATGGAAACTTTGGCGGTTCTGGCAGAGGCCCGGCTCGACGATGACGTTCTGTCAGGCGCCGAGATCGAAGCGGTGATTTCGGGCCGCACCTCCGAAGATTGCGAGGAAGCCGCCGGCGCCACCCGGATCAAACGCCTGCGGGACACTCTCGGCAATCAGATGGTGAGCGAACTGCTGGTCAAGAACATTGCTAAGCGCGGCTATGTTCTGGCCATCAGCAGAGACGTGATCCGTATGGTCTGA
- a CDS encoding DUF427 domain-containing protein codes for MDAQVHAPQRGYGIVIEPLQGLVTARRNGILLAQSSRAKVMYETRLPPAIYFPLEDVATPLSPNTPLQTFCPFKGTASYRDLLLTGGGVENGVWSYEEAMPEAAAISDYIGFMPGAKAEFDLGSNSIEMPDYGNISGPVIDWLLRDAALIPTPDDLTAALAEKFVEQGICLSRLSVMAWSLHPMIAGKNYIWQKRTGKVTTYAPSYEIHDHPAYQNSPLRHVSNGLGGVRHRLGCCRSTDAFPILEDLRKEGATDYVAMPLRFSDGRMNVLTLTSDHPNGFSTANLGLIFECSDVIARYYEIYMQRENAQSLLETYVGKRTGARVLGGEIRRGDGDEIDAAIMFCDLRGSTRLEEQLGRQDYIALLNQFFETASTIVHDHGGEVLKFIGDAVLAVFPAGSDPEKARTQALNSARTIVARLEEIATEENGHRCEAAIGIAYGRVTYGNVGSRERLDFTVIGQAANIAARLGDYGKTVNYPVVVSRDILSDPSQGVSLGAVTLHNVSQPVTCFAIPAKTEPQAAAE; via the coding sequence ATGGATGCACAGGTACACGCACCGCAGCGAGGCTACGGCATTGTTATCGAGCCGCTTCAAGGCTTGGTCACGGCCCGGCGCAATGGCATCCTTTTGGCGCAAAGCTCCCGCGCCAAGGTGATGTATGAAACCCGGCTCCCCCCGGCGATTTATTTTCCCTTGGAAGATGTGGCAACTCCGCTATCGCCCAACACCCCCTTGCAGACCTTCTGCCCCTTCAAGGGCACGGCCAGCTACCGCGACTTATTGTTGACAGGCGGAGGTGTAGAGAACGGTGTCTGGTCTTATGAGGAGGCGATGCCGGAGGCCGCGGCCATCTCGGACTATATCGGATTTATGCCTGGCGCCAAAGCCGAATTCGACCTGGGCAGCAACAGCATCGAGATGCCGGACTACGGCAATATATCCGGCCCGGTGATCGATTGGCTGCTGCGGGACGCCGCCCTGATTCCGACCCCCGATGACCTTACAGCCGCTCTCGCAGAAAAATTCGTGGAGCAAGGCATCTGCTTGTCCCGCCTATCCGTCATGGCATGGTCGCTGCACCCGATGATCGCAGGCAAGAACTACATTTGGCAGAAGAGAACCGGCAAGGTCACCACCTACGCGCCATCTTACGAAATCCACGACCACCCAGCCTATCAGAACAGCCCGTTACGCCACGTTTCCAATGGCTTGGGCGGTGTGCGTCACCGGCTCGGCTGCTGCCGGTCCACGGATGCATTCCCGATTCTTGAGGACCTGCGCAAAGAAGGCGCCACTGATTATGTCGCCATGCCGCTGCGGTTTTCCGACGGGCGCATGAATGTACTAACCCTCACCAGCGACCACCCGAACGGTTTCTCCACCGCCAATCTCGGGCTGATCTTCGAATGCTCGGATGTGATCGCCCGTTACTATGAAATCTACATGCAGCGCGAAAACGCACAGTCGCTGCTGGAAACCTATGTCGGCAAGCGTACCGGTGCCCGGGTGCTGGGCGGCGAAATCCGGCGCGGCGACGGAGATGAAATCGACGCCGCCATTATGTTCTGCGATCTGCGCGGCTCGACCCGGCTGGAAGAGCAGCTGGGCCGCCAGGATTATATCGCGCTCCTGAATCAGTTCTTCGAAACCGCCTCGACCATCGTGCATGATCATGGCGGCGAGGTGCTGAAATTCATCGGCGACGCTGTGCTGGCGGTTTTCCCGGCCGGCAGCGATCCTGAAAAGGCCCGCACCCAGGCCCTTAACAGCGCCCGCACCATCGTGGCCCGGCTAGAAGAAATCGCCACCGAGGAGAACGGCCACCGCTGCGAAGCCGCCATCGGCATCGCCTATGGGCGCGTGACCTACGGCAATGTCGGCTCCCGCGAACGGCTGGATTTCACGGTGATCGGCCAGGCTGCCAATATCGCCGCCCGGCTGGGCGACTACGGCAAGACAGTCAATTACCCGGTCGTCGTCAGCCGTGACATCCTGAGCGATCCGTCACAAGGCGTTTCGCTGGGGGCGGTCACCCTGCACAACGTGTCCCAGCCGGTGACCTGTTTTGCTATCCCGGCCAAAACCGAACCGCAAGCTGCAGCCGAATAA
- a CDS encoding site-specific DNA-methyltransferase translates to MNKTMTKGAAALPLNTIMGGDCIEAMNSLPANSVDLIFADPPYNLQLKGQLHRPDNSKVDAVDDHWDQFSSFAVYDQFTREWLKAARRVLKPNGSIWVIGSYHNIFRVGSALQDAGYWVLNDVVWRKSNPMPNFRGKRFTNAHETMIWASKSEGAKYTFNYEALKALNEGIQMRSDWVLPICTGHERLKDENGDKAHPTQKPESLLHRILVGSTNPGDVVLDPFFGTGTTGAVAKMLGREFIGIEREEAYRKVAEKRIKAVRKFDREALEVSASKRAAPRVPFGQLVERGMLRPGEELYSMNRRHKAKVRADGTLIGDNIKGSIHQVGAHLENAPSCNGWTYWCFKREGKTVPIDVLRQQIRAEMQN, encoded by the coding sequence ATGAATAAAACCATGACAAAGGGCGCGGCAGCGCTCCCTTTAAACACGATTATGGGCGGGGACTGCATCGAGGCGATGAACAGTCTTCCAGCCAATTCGGTCGATCTGATCTTTGCGGATCCGCCGTATAACCTGCAGCTGAAAGGCCAGCTGCACCGCCCCGACAATTCCAAAGTCGATGCCGTGGATGATCACTGGGACCAGTTTTCCAGTTTTGCGGTCTACGACCAGTTCACCCGCGAGTGGCTGAAGGCGGCGCGCCGGGTGCTGAAGCCGAACGGTTCGATCTGGGTGATCGGCTCTTACCACAATATCTTCCGTGTCGGATCTGCGCTGCAGGACGCAGGCTATTGGGTGCTGAACGATGTGGTTTGGCGCAAATCGAACCCGATGCCGAACTTCCGTGGCAAGCGGTTCACCAATGCCCATGAAACGATGATCTGGGCCTCCAAGTCGGAAGGTGCAAAATACACCTTCAACTATGAAGCCCTGAAAGCGCTGAACGAAGGTATTCAGATGCGCAGCGACTGGGTGCTGCCGATTTGCACCGGGCATGAGCGGCTGAAGGACGAAAACGGCGACAAGGCGCATCCGACCCAAAAGCCGGAATCGCTGCTGCACCGGATCCTGGTCGGCTCGACCAATCCGGGTGATGTGGTGCTGGATCCGTTTTTCGGGACCGGAACCACTGGTGCTGTTGCCAAGATGCTAGGACGCGAATTCATCGGCATCGAGCGCGAGGAAGCCTACCGTAAGGTGGCGGAGAAGCGCATCAAGGCCGTCCGTAAGTTCGACCGCGAGGCACTGGAAGTGTCCGCCAGCAAACGCGCGGCACCGCGGGTTCCCTTCGGCCAGCTGGTTGAGCGCGGCATGCTGCGACCGGGCGAGGAGCTGTATTCGATGAACCGCCGCCACAAGGCCAAGGTGCGTGCCGATGGCACTTTGATTGGCGACAACATTAAAGGTTCGATCCATCAGGTGGGCGCGCATCTGGAAAACGCGCCGTCCTGCAACGGCTGGACTTACTGGTGCTTCAAGCGCGAGGGCAAGACAGTGCCGATCGACGTGCTGCGCCAACAGATCCGGGCTGAGATGCAAAACTGA